A section of the Candidatus Goldiibacteriota bacterium genome encodes:
- the nifD gene encoding nitrogenase molybdenum-iron protein alpha chain, protein MEKKPELKPEEAAMELVACFPAKVARKRSKQIVINEVGPEEQVPEVMANVRTIPGIITMRGCSYAGCKGVVLGPTRDILQITHGPIGCGFYSWATRRNQTRPATGEDTNFMPYALSTDMQEEQIIFGGEKKLKKAIEEAIALFNPKAIGIFSTCPVGLIGDDVHSVAREMEAKYPGINIFGFSCEGYKGVSQSAGHHVANNKVFTDVVGLIDEPKEGKYKVNLLGEYNIGGDAFEIERIFEKAGLTLHSSFSGNSVYEEFASAHTADLNVVMCHRSINYLAEMMEKKYGIPWFKVNFIGAEASAKSLRKIAEYYGDKELMDKVEEVIAEEMKEVARVRDDVASRCAGKTAMMFVGGSRAHHYQDIFKEIGMKTIAAGYEFAHRDDYEGRKVIPSIKVDADSRNIEELKVTADPEKYRDRLTEADRKRLGDEFKFKNYEGMMPDMDPKTLVIDDLNHHEMEVLIEKFHPDIFCAGVKEKYVVQKYGIPMKQLHSYDYGGPYAGFQGAINFYRDIDKMINTKVWSLVKAPWDDSPELTATYACDQAV, encoded by the coding sequence ATGGAAAAGAAACCTGAGCTTAAACCTGAAGAAGCGGCTATGGAACTTGTGGCTTGTTTTCCCGCGAAAGTCGCCAGGAAGAGGTCAAAACAGATAGTCATAAATGAAGTCGGTCCGGAAGAACAGGTTCCGGAAGTTATGGCTAATGTAAGGACTATCCCCGGAATAATTACCATGAGGGGCTGTTCTTACGCCGGATGCAAAGGTGTTGTACTTGGGCCTACAAGGGATATTCTGCAGATTACCCACGGCCCTATAGGCTGCGGATTCTACAGCTGGGCGACAAGAAGGAATCAGACCAGGCCGGCTACAGGGGAAGATACAAATTTTATGCCTTACGCGCTGTCTACGGATATGCAGGAAGAGCAGATAATATTCGGCGGCGAAAAGAAACTTAAAAAAGCCATAGAAGAAGCCATAGCGTTGTTTAATCCAAAGGCAATCGGTATATTTTCAACCTGTCCGGTTGGTTTAATCGGCGATGATGTCCATTCTGTAGCCAGGGAAATGGAAGCGAAATATCCCGGCATCAATATATTTGGTTTTTCCTGTGAAGGGTATAAAGGTGTCAGCCAGTCGGCGGGGCATCATGTTGCCAATAATAAGGTTTTTACCGATGTGGTGGGTTTAATTGACGAACCCAAGGAAGGCAAATATAAGGTTAATTTACTTGGTGAATATAACATTGGCGGAGATGCTTTTGAAATAGAGAGGATATTTGAAAAGGCCGGCCTGACGCTGCACTCTTCTTTCAGCGGAAATTCCGTATATGAAGAGTTTGCCAGCGCGCACACCGCCGACCTTAATGTGGTTATGTGCCACAGGTCAATTAATTATCTTGCCGAGATGATGGAAAAAAAGTACGGGATACCGTGGTTCAAGGTCAATTTTATAGGCGCTGAAGCTTCCGCGAAATCACTGCGTAAGATAGCGGAATACTACGGCGATAAGGAACTGATGGATAAAGTGGAAGAAGTTATCGCTGAAGAAATGAAAGAGGTTGCGCGGGTGCGTGATGATGTGGCGTCCAGATGCGCGGGCAAGACTGCCATGATGTTTGTAGGCGGTTCGCGCGCCCACCATTATCAGGATATTTTTAAAGAAATTGGAATGAAGACAATAGCCGCGGGATATGAGTTTGCCCACCGCGACGATTACGAGGGGCGCAAGGTTATTCCGTCAATTAAAGTGGATGCCGACAGCCGCAATATAGAGGAACTGAAAGTTACAGCGGATCCGGAAAAATACAGGGACAGGCTTACGGAAGCGGACAGAAAGCGCCTTGGAGATGAGTTTAAATTCAAGAATTATGAAGGCATGATGCCCGATATGGATCCGAAGACGCTGGTTATAGACGACCTTAATCATCACGAAATGGAAGTGCTTATAGAAAAATTTCATCCGGATATATTCTGTGCCGGAGTTAAGGAAAAATACGTGGTCCAGAAATATGGAATCCCCATGAAACAGCTTCACAGCTATGATTACGGCGGGCCTTATGCGGGATTTCAGGGCGCTATAAATTTTTACAGGGATATCGACAAAATGATAAATACAAAAGTCTGGTCCCTGGTAAAAGCGCCATGGGATGACAGTCCGGAATTAACCGCGACATACGCGTGCGACCAGGCAGTATAA
- a CDS encoding ammonium transporter: MNGADTAWVLMSAALVMLMTPALGFFYGGMVRKKNVLSVLMKAFITLAVISMQWMVIGYSLSFGEGNGFIGGFGHFMLNGVGQEGSNYAPNIPGLAFMIFQAMFAVITPALIFGAFVERVKFSSFLLFTVLWATFIYNPICHWVWGKGGWLAEMGALDFAGGIVVHVSAGIAALVTAFVIGKRKGTESLGPIPHNLPFTVLGAGLLWFGWFGFNAGSALGANGIAANAFVTTNMAASSAAVTWAVIEWIRNGKPTMLGTVSGAIAGLATITPSAGFVDAGAALIIGVIASMLCFVAVSIIKMKFKYDDSLDAFGVHGVGGMIGPLLTGVFANPAVNALGTGLLFGNPKQLVIQAAAVGATIVYSFIGTFIIFKVIDLLMGVRLKERDENIGVDLSQHNERAYTLIE, translated from the coding sequence ATTAACGGCGCTGATACCGCCTGGGTATTAATGAGCGCAGCACTGGTAATGCTTATGACGCCGGCACTGGGGTTCTTTTACGGCGGGATGGTAAGAAAGAAAAATGTTTTAAGCGTTCTTATGAAAGCGTTTATTACGCTTGCTGTTATCAGTATGCAGTGGATGGTAATAGGCTACAGTTTAAGTTTTGGCGAAGGCAACGGTTTTATAGGGGGGTTTGGCCACTTTATGTTAAACGGCGTCGGCCAGGAAGGCAGTAATTACGCGCCTAACATTCCGGGCCTGGCTTTTATGATATTTCAGGCGATGTTCGCTGTAATCACACCGGCTTTAATTTTTGGCGCTTTTGTGGAAAGGGTGAAATTCTCATCTTTTCTTTTATTTACGGTTTTATGGGCAACTTTTATTTATAACCCTATCTGCCACTGGGTATGGGGAAAAGGCGGATGGCTGGCAGAAATGGGCGCGCTTGATTTTGCCGGCGGTATAGTTGTACATGTAAGCGCCGGCATTGCGGCTTTGGTTACGGCTTTTGTTATTGGTAAAAGAAAAGGTACAGAATCGCTTGGGCCCATACCTCATAATCTTCCTTTTACGGTGCTTGGCGCGGGGCTTTTATGGTTTGGCTGGTTTGGGTTTAACGCGGGTTCGGCGCTTGGCGCGAACGGAATCGCGGCCAATGCTTTTGTAACCACAAATATGGCCGCGTCTTCAGCAGCGGTAACATGGGCCGTTATTGAATGGATACGCAACGGGAAGCCGACGATGCTTGGAACCGTATCAGGAGCTATCGCCGGGCTTGCCACAATAACCCCGTCTGCCGGATTTGTGGACGCAGGCGCGGCTTTAATAATAGGGGTTATCGCGTCTATGTTATGTTTTGTGGCGGTAAGTATTATAAAAATGAAATTTAAATATGATGATTCGCTTGACGCGTTTGGCGTGCACGGTGTGGGCGGAATGATAGGCCCGTTGTTAACAGGTGTATTTGCAAATCCGGCTGTAAACGCGCTTGGCACCGGCCTTTTGTTTGGCAACCCCAAACAGCTGGTTATACAGGCCGCGGCGGTTGGTGCAACCATTGTATACAGTTTTATAGGGACATTTATAATTTTTAAGGTAATTGACCTTTTAATGGGCGTAAGATTAAAAGAGAGGGACGAAAATATAGGAGTGGATTTGTCACAACATAATGAAAGGGCGTATACGCTGATTGAATAA
- a CDS encoding sigma 54-interacting transcriptional regulator, translating into MIKKSDLSLQAGLEARINKLKLVHYIAVEMNKAHTTNELLELILERCLVLTGAKTGSVMLTNKEEGVLDIIAFKGIDEKIAHRTKLKIGEGITGWAAQSGLPKLVNNTRQDPLYVAVTEGLLSEIAVPIRSENEIIGVISIDSNKEDAFSEEDLELLTMVSELAAQIIIRQEMGDRLHSKMMLQEVLIETFNIIEAGDDLTAIFDSIMEVLKEKMDILRGMFVLFDKDDPSSLKVEAGYKISGEAMKKGIYKIGEGVIGNAVLKGQTIGVRDVEKEGMFLNRLKIQRSGMGQISFIAAPIKAGANVLGVIAVERKFSDAENFDDITDTLTLLASLLAYRVRSHQRQEEATKKLIDENTELRKELKTESSVKNIVGKNEIIRKVMEQVKTVAGTMAPVLITGETGTGKELIAKVVHFLSDRADKKIISVNCAAIPENLLESELFGYEKGAFTGAAARKKGRFEIADGGTLFLDEVGEIPLHLQSKLLRAIQEKEIEPLGSEKPVKVDIRIISATNRDLEKLSAEGKFRSDLYFRLNVINVKLPSLKERKDDIPLLADFFIKKFNKMYGKNVMGLDKKTEDMFVSYEWPGNIRELENALERAVIMSKGNLIDISLVPDSINSERKTEKEDSGIKGYLDSEIYKAHEGEIYAKVIGGIERRLMEEILIKTDYNKSKTAEMLGINRNTLKAKMKEYGL; encoded by the coding sequence ATGATAAAAAAGTCAGATCTATCCCTGCAGGCAGGGCTGGAAGCAAGGATTAACAAGCTTAAGCTTGTTCATTACATTGCCGTTGAAATGAACAAGGCGCATACCACAAACGAACTTCTTGAACTTATCCTGGAACGGTGCCTTGTGTTAACAGGCGCTAAAACAGGAAGCGTTATGCTGACAAACAAAGAAGAAGGCGTGCTGGACATAATAGCGTTTAAAGGGATAGATGAAAAGATAGCGCACCGTACCAAGTTAAAGATAGGCGAAGGAATTACCGGCTGGGCGGCGCAGAGCGGGCTGCCAAAGCTTGTGAATAATACCAGGCAGGACCCGTTATACGTGGCGGTAACAGAAGGGCTGCTGTCAGAAATTGCGGTGCCGATAAGGTCGGAAAATGAGATTATAGGCGTCATAAGTATTGACAGCAATAAAGAAGACGCGTTTTCCGAAGAAGACCTGGAGCTTTTAACTATGGTATCGGAACTTGCGGCGCAGATTATAATACGCCAGGAAATGGGAGACAGGCTTCATTCGAAAATGATGCTGCAGGAAGTCCTTATAGAAACTTTTAATATCATAGAAGCCGGCGATGATTTAACGGCTATCTTTGACAGCATCATGGAAGTGTTAAAGGAAAAAATGGATATCTTAAGGGGTATGTTTGTGCTTTTTGATAAGGACGACCCGTCGTCACTTAAAGTGGAAGCGGGATATAAAATAAGCGGCGAAGCAATGAAAAAAGGTATTTATAAAATAGGCGAAGGTGTTATTGGCAATGCTGTTTTAAAAGGGCAGACAATCGGCGTGCGCGATGTTGAAAAAGAGGGGATGTTTCTTAACCGGTTAAAGATTCAGCGTTCGGGAATGGGGCAGATATCTTTTATTGCCGCGCCCATTAAGGCCGGGGCAAACGTGCTTGGCGTAATCGCGGTGGAAAGAAAGTTTTCCGACGCGGAAAATTTTGACGATATTACAGACACGCTTACGCTTTTAGCGTCGCTTCTGGCGTACAGGGTAAGAAGCCATCAAAGGCAGGAAGAAGCCACAAAAAAACTTATTGATGAAAATACAGAATTAAGAAAAGAGCTTAAGACCGAATCAAGCGTAAAGAATATAGTGGGCAAGAATGAAATAATAAGAAAAGTGATGGAACAGGTAAAAACTGTTGCGGGAACTATGGCGCCTGTTTTAATAACAGGAGAGACGGGCACAGGAAAAGAACTTATAGCAAAAGTGGTGCATTTTTTAAGCGATAGGGCGGACAAAAAAATAATAAGCGTAAACTGCGCGGCGATACCGGAAAACCTTCTTGAATCGGAGCTTTTCGGGTATGAAAAAGGCGCGTTTACAGGCGCGGCTGCAAGAAAAAAAGGAAGGTTTGAAATAGCGGACGGCGGCACGCTTTTTCTGGATGAAGTGGGCGAAATACCGCTTCACCTGCAGAGCAAGCTGCTGCGCGCGATACAGGAAAAAGAGATAGAGCCGCTGGGAAGCGAAAAACCTGTAAAGGTGGATATAAGGATAATATCAGCCACCAACAGGGATCTTGAAAAACTGTCCGCTGAAGGAAAGTTCAGAAGTGATTTATATTTCAGGCTTAATGTGATAAATGTTAAATTGCCTTCGCTGAAGGAAAGAAAAGACGATATACCCCTGCTGGCGGACTTTTTTATAAAAAAGTTCAATAAAATGTATGGTAAAAACGTAATGGGGCTGGATAAAAAAACCGAAGATATGTTTGTGTCATATGAATGGCCCGGTAATATCAGGGAGCTTGAAAACGCGCTTGAACGCGCGGTTATAATGTCAAAGGGAAATTTGATTGATATATCGCTTGTTCCGGATTCTATAAATTCAGAGAGAAAGACAGAAAAAGAAGATTCGGGTATAAAAGGGTATTTAGACAGTGAGATATATAAAGCCCATGAAGGGGAGATTTACGCGAAAGTGATAGGCGGAATAGAAAGAAGGCTTATGGAAGAAATACTTATTAAAACGGATTATAATAAGTCTAAAACCGCTGAAATGCTTGGAATAAACCGAAACACTCTTAAGGCAAAGATGAAAGAGTACGGGCTGTAA
- a CDS encoding P-II family nitrogen regulator: MKLIVAIIQPYRLEEVKQALYRNDINLMTVSEVLGHGRQMGVNEVYRGVRETGNLLRKLRLEIAVNDKFVEPAVEAIVAGAKTGETGDGKIFILPLEECVRIRTEERGSKAIG; this comes from the coding sequence ATGAAACTTATAGTGGCAATAATACAGCCGTACAGGCTGGAAGAGGTAAAACAGGCGCTTTACAGGAATGACATTAATTTAATGACTGTAAGTGAAGTGCTTGGGCACGGCAGGCAGATGGGCGTTAATGAAGTATACCGCGGAGTAAGGGAAACAGGGAACCTTCTGCGTAAACTGCGCCTGGAAATAGCCGTAAACGATAAATTTGTAGAGCCGGCTGTTGAGGCGATAGTTGCCGGGGCAAAGACAGGCGAGACAGGCGACGGAAAAATATTTATTCTTCCGCTGGAAGAGTGCGTAAGGATAAGGACAGAAGAAAGAGGAAGTAAAGCTATAGGTTAA
- the nifH gene encoding nitrogenase iron protein gives MRKIAIYGKGGIGKSTTTQNTVAGLAEMGKKVMVVGCDPKADSTRLLLGGLHQETVLDTLRNEGEDVELEDIRKPGYRNTICVESGGPEPGVGCAGRGIITSINLLEQLGAYAPSEALDYVFYDVLGDVVCGGFAMPIREGKAEEIYIVCSGEMMAMYAANNICKGIVKFAEGGSVRLGGIICNSRKVDNELAMMDAFAQKLGTQLIHFVPRDNMVQKAEINRKTVIEFDPEHVQAEEYRRLAKKIDGNKMLVVPKPMNTEELEALLIAYGIAN, from the coding sequence ATGAGGAAAATAGCGATTTATGGAAAAGGCGGTATCGGGAAATCCACTACCACCCAGAATACTGTGGCGGGATTGGCCGAGATGGGGAAAAAAGTAATGGTCGTGGGATGTGACCCAAAAGCAGATTCAACAAGGCTGCTGCTTGGCGGGCTGCATCAGGAAACTGTTCTGGATACGTTAAGGAATGAAGGGGAAGATGTAGAACTTGAAGATATACGCAAGCCGGGATACAGAAACACTATCTGCGTGGAATCCGGGGGCCCGGAGCCGGGAGTGGGATGCGCCGGACGGGGAATAATCACTTCAATTAATCTCCTGGAACAGCTTGGTGCTTACGCGCCGTCGGAAGCGCTTGATTATGTTTTCTATGACGTTTTGGGTGATGTGGTATGCGGCGGTTTTGCAATGCCGATACGCGAAGGAAAGGCGGAAGAAATATACATTGTATGTTCCGGCGAAATGATGGCAATGTACGCGGCCAATAATATATGCAAGGGTATTGTGAAGTTTGCCGAAGGTGGAAGCGTCCGCCTGGGAGGGATAATATGCAACAGCCGCAAGGTGGACAATGAGCTGGCAATGATGGATGCTTTTGCCCAGAAACTTGGCACACAGCTTATTCATTTTGTGCCGCGCGATAACATGGTGCAGAAAGCCGAAATAAACAGAAAGACTGTAATAGAGTTTGATCCGGAGCATGTGCAGGCGGAAGAATACAGACGGCTTGCTAAAAAAATTGACGGAAACAAAATGCTTGTAGTTCCAAAGCCCATGAACACCGAAGAACTTGAAGCGCTGCTGATAGCGTATGGAATAGCAAATTAA
- a CDS encoding P-II family nitrogen regulator, whose product MLKIKAIIRPEKTDAVLEALMEAGYPAVTKLNVVGRGKQRGIKIGEVTYDEIPKEMLIMVMPDKDKDFILKIIMDTARTGTKGSFGDGKIFVSKVEEVYTVSSGIKEADAETVKGA is encoded by the coding sequence ATGTTAAAAATTAAAGCGATAATAAGGCCGGAAAAAACCGATGCGGTGCTGGAAGCGCTTATGGAAGCGGGCTATCCGGCGGTAACAAAGTTAAATGTGGTGGGGCGCGGCAAGCAGCGCGGGATTAAGATTGGAGAAGTTACTTATGATGAAATACCAAAAGAAATGTTAATCATGGTAATGCCGGACAAGGACAAGGATTTCATTCTTAAAATCATAATGGATACGGCAAGGACCGGCACAAAGGGTTCTTTTGGCGACGGCAAGATATTTGTTTCAAAAGTGGAGGAAGTCTACACCGTAAGCTCCGGCATAAAGGAAGCGGATGCCGAAACGGTAAAAGGAGCCTGA
- a CDS encoding ammonium transporter, with the protein MSAGDTAWVLVSAALVMLMTPALGFFYGGMVRKKNVLSVLMKAFITLAVISLQWVIIGYSLSFGEGGKFIGGFQHFMLNGVGQEGSNYASNIPGLAFMIFQAMFAIITPALIFGAFVERIKFSSFLLFTVLWSTFIYDPVCHWVWGKGGWLGAMGALDFAGGTVVHINAGIAALVTALVIGKRKNTGTLGPIPHNMPFTVLGAGLLWFGWFGFNAGSALGANGLAANAFVVTNTAAAAAALTWAVIEWFYSGKPTVLGTVSGAVAGLVAITPASGFVDVTGAIIIGAAVAGVCFVAVSIVKGIFKYDDSLDAFGVHGVGGMVGALLTGVLANPAVNALGTGTMFGNPKQFMIQLISVVATMAYSFVGTFVIFKLIDLTMGVRIKEKDENIGVDLSEHNERAYTLIE; encoded by the coding sequence ATAAGCGCCGGCGACACCGCATGGGTGCTTGTAAGCGCGGCGCTTGTAATGCTTATGACTCCGGCACTGGGGTTCTTTTACGGCGGAATGGTAAGAAAGAAAAATGTGTTAAGCGTTCTTATGAAGGCGTTTATAACGCTTGCGGTTATAAGCCTTCAGTGGGTAATAATCGGATACAGTTTAAGTTTCGGAGAAGGCGGTAAATTTATAGGCGGCTTCCAGCACTTTATGTTAAACGGTGTGGGGCAGGAAGGCAGCAATTACGCTTCCAACATTCCCGGCCTTGCGTTTATGATTTTCCAGGCAATGTTCGCCATAATCACTCCGGCTCTGATCTTTGGAGCTTTTGTTGAAAGGATAAAATTCTCTTCTTTCCTTTTATTTACGGTTCTGTGGTCCACGTTTATCTATGACCCTGTATGCCACTGGGTATGGGGAAAGGGCGGTTGGTTAGGTGCCATGGGCGCGCTTGATTTTGCGGGCGGCACGGTTGTTCACATAAACGCTGGTATCGCGGCATTGGTTACAGCTCTTGTAATAGGAAAAAGAAAAAATACCGGTACGCTTGGGCCTATACCGCACAACATGCCTTTTACGGTTCTTGGCGCGGGGCTTTTATGGTTCGGCTGGTTCGGGTTTAACGCGGGTTCCGCTCTTGGCGCTAACGGCCTTGCGGCAAACGCTTTTGTGGTAACAAACACGGCTGCAGCAGCTGCGGCTTTAACATGGGCTGTAATTGAATGGTTCTACAGCGGCAAACCGACTGTGCTTGGCACAGTATCGGGCGCTGTGGCGGGGCTTGTGGCAATAACACCTGCTTCGGGGTTTGTGGATGTGACCGGCGCGATTATTATAGGCGCGGCTGTGGCAGGAGTTTGTTTTGTGGCAGTCAGCATAGTAAAAGGAATATTCAAGTACGACGATTCGCTTGACGCTTTCGGAGTGCACGGTGTGGGCGGAATGGTGGGCGCGCTTTTAACAGGCGTGCTTGCAAATCCGGCTGTTAACGCGCTTGGCACAGGCACAATGTTCGGCAATCCAAAGCAGTTTATGATTCAGTTAATTTCGGTTGTAGCAACAATGGCTTACAGTTTTGTGGGAACGTTTGTAATCTTTAAGTTAATAGATTTAACCATGGGTGTAAGGATAAAAGAGAAAGACGAAAATATCGGGGTTGACCTGTCCGAGCACAATGAAAGGGCATACACACTGATTGAATAA
- a CDS encoding P-II family nitrogen regulator: MKLIIAIIQPYRLEEVKQALYKKDINLMTVSEVLGHGRQMGVNEVYRGIRETGNLLRKLRLEIAVNDKFVEPAVEAIVAGAKTGETGDGKIFILPLEECVRIRTEEKGTKAIG; the protein is encoded by the coding sequence ATGAAACTGATAATAGCGATAATTCAGCCGTACAGGCTGGAAGAAGTAAAACAGGCGCTTTACAAAAAAGACATAAATCTTATGACTGTAAGCGAAGTGCTTGGCCACGGCAGGCAGATGGGCGTAAACGAAGTTTACCGCGGAATAAGGGAAACCGGAAACCTTCTCCGCAAGCTGCGCCTGGAAATAGCAGTGAATGACAAATTTGTAGAACCGGCTGTTGAAGCGATAGTAGCCGGCGCTAAGACAGGCGAGACCGGCGACGGGAAAATATTTATTCTTCCTCTGGAAGAGTGCGTAAGGATAAGGACAGAAGAAAAAGGAACCAAAGCTATAGGATAA
- a CDS encoding P-II family nitrogen regulator: MKEVMAIVRMNMMNKTKKALSEAGISSMTARDVLGRGKGMVDFKALSGAEKGYEEAISQLGQSQRLIPKRMLITVIPNKLVKTAVETIITVNKTGKSGDGKIFVSDVLNAYRVRTAEDGDAVLDEI, encoded by the coding sequence ATGAAAGAAGTTATGGCTATAGTCCGGATGAATATGATGAATAAGACCAAAAAAGCGCTTAGCGAAGCCGGTATAAGTTCTATGACTGCCAGGGATGTTCTGGGTCGTGGAAAAGGTATGGTGGATTTTAAAGCTTTAAGCGGTGCTGAAAAAGGTTATGAAGAGGCAATTTCTCAGCTTGGGCAAAGCCAGCGCCTGATACCAAAAAGGATGCTTATAACTGTTATTCCTAACAAACTTGTAAAGACAGCGGTAGAGACCATAATAACTGTAAATAAAACAGGCAAGTCCGGAGATGGAAAAATATTTGTGTCAGATGTTTTGAATGCTTACAGGGTAAGAACCGCGGAAGACGGCGACGCGGTTTTGGACGAAATTTAG
- the nifK gene encoding nitrogenase molybdenum-iron protein subunit beta has translation MLLRHTPKEIKERSALTVNPAKTCQPVGAMYAALGVHKCLPHSHGSQGCCAYHRSALTRHYKEPVMAGTSSFTEGASVFGGQANLLEAINNIFTIYNPDVIAVHTTCLSETIGDDLTQITNKAKEEGKVPDGKYVIKANTPSYVGSHVTGFANMVKGIVDAFPVNTGHKTNTINIIPGYVEPSDMSEIKRIASEMGIKTIVFPDTSNVLNGPQTGKYDMYPSGGTKIPDLIKAGDSKATIALGPIASGPAAKALDTKCKVPCEILKLPIGIKATDEFVDRLRILGGVSVSEEIKTERGQAVDVITDMQQYFAGKKAALIGDPDQMVSLAGFLTDIGMKVRHVVTGTSGKKFEKRIREAAGEDVNVKEGGDYFYFHQLIKNEKVDLILGNSYSKYISRDEDIPLIRFGFPIYDRVGHQYNPCVGYRGAMRLLENILNALLDRQDRDALEEKFELVM, from the coding sequence ATGTTACTTAGGCATACACCAAAAGAAATAAAGGAAAGGTCGGCTTTAACGGTAAATCCGGCAAAGACATGCCAGCCTGTCGGCGCCATGTACGCCGCGCTGGGAGTACATAAATGCCTGCCGCACAGCCATGGTTCGCAGGGCTGCTGCGCGTATCACAGAAGCGCGCTTACCAGACACTATAAAGAACCTGTAATGGCAGGCACAAGTTCTTTTACTGAAGGGGCATCAGTTTTTGGAGGGCAGGCCAATCTGCTGGAGGCTATTAACAATATTTTTACAATATATAATCCCGATGTAATAGCTGTTCACACAACCTGCCTGTCAGAGACTATCGGCGACGATCTGACGCAAATAACCAATAAAGCCAAGGAAGAAGGAAAGGTGCCTGACGGCAAATATGTGATAAAAGCAAATACGCCAAGTTATGTGGGGTCGCATGTCACGGGGTTTGCCAATATGGTGAAAGGGATTGTGGACGCTTTCCCGGTAAATACCGGACATAAAACAAACACAATAAATATAATTCCGGGGTATGTGGAGCCTTCGGATATGTCAGAAATTAAAAGGATTGCTTCGGAAATGGGGATTAAAACAATCGTGTTTCCGGATACTTCAAACGTATTAAATGGGCCGCAGACCGGAAAATATGATATGTACCCGTCCGGCGGCACAAAGATACCAGACCTGATAAAAGCCGGGGATTCGAAAGCCACAATAGCTCTGGGCCCTATCGCGTCGGGTCCGGCCGCAAAAGCGCTTGATACAAAATGCAAAGTCCCGTGTGAAATTTTAAAGCTTCCTATTGGAATAAAGGCCACGGACGAGTTTGTTGACAGGCTTAGAATCCTGGGCGGGGTAAGTGTTTCCGAAGAGATAAAGACAGAAAGAGGGCAGGCAGTGGATGTTATCACTGACATGCAGCAGTATTTTGCCGGGAAAAAAGCGGCGCTTATAGGCGACCCGGACCAGATGGTTTCTTTGGCAGGATTTCTGACTGATATCGGAATGAAGGTCAGACATGTGGTGACCGGCACATCGGGAAAAAAGTTTGAAAAAAGAATTAGAGAAGCAGCCGGGGAAGATGTAAACGTTAAAGAAGGCGGGGATTATTTTTACTTCCACCAGCTGATTAAAAATGAAAAAGTGGATTTGATTTTAGGAAATTCCTACTCTAAATATATCTCGCGCGATGAGGATATCCCGCTTATCAGATTTGGTTTTCCCATATATGACAGGGTGGGACACCAGTATAACCCATGCGTAGGCTATCGCGGGGCGATGAGGCTTCTGGAAAATATCTTAAACGCGCTGCTTGACAGGCAGGACAGGGATGCGCTTGAAGAAAAGTTTGAACTGGTTATGTAA